ttttaattttttgtagagacaggatctatgttgcccaggcttgtctctaactcctgggctcaagtgatcctgccaccttggcctcctgtagtgctgtgattacaggcatgagccaccgtgcccagccaaggaaCTCAGCTTTCAAGTGGATCCTAAATCCACAGAGATGGAAGGAACAAGGGCTGAAGAGAAGGCCCTCAGGAAACACAATTTCAACAAATACTCAGGATCCTAGACCCCACCAGGCACCATTCTCTCCACCCACCAAATCCGGGAAACCCTGGAAGTGTCCCTGGAAGGTGTGAGGAGAGGCCCCAGCCAAGCAAAGGCAGAGTTCTAGGGAGAGACATTAACCCCCCGCCCCATGTTCCCATCCCCCAGCTGAGGCCCACAGCAGAGAAGCTTCCCTGGACTCTCATGGCCTACCACACCAGCAGGTGAGACAGCCAGACAGAATGACCAGGAAATGGTCAAATGAGGCCCCAGCAGGAACACCTTCCCACAGCCAAGGTCCATATGCAGGACAGAGGCCTCAAACTGCATGCTGCCACATGGTAGaagagccccagccctggggacaCAGCTCAGCCTCTCCTCTGTGCCAAGGAGGGAGGGTGACCATGGAGGGGCCTCATCCCTGACACTTACCGTGACCTCATACTTGACCTTGCTGCCCACATCCCGCTCAGACTGCATGGCTCTCTCGCCCCTCACCACACCAGAGAAGAAGAGTTGCTGGGGAATGGCCATTCTGGCGTGGAGAGGTCAGAACAGGGGTGAGAAGGTCTGGGGCCTGGCTCAATGAAGGCAGGGCCCTGGCCAAGGTTTGGAAATGTCAATGCCCCCTCCCTCCAATGGAGGTGCCCCCTTGGGCCAGGCTCACCCTGCAATGGACAGTGGCAGCTCAATGAAGACACGGGCTCGTGCAGAGACTGGATGCAGCTCCTGCTCACTGATCCTGGTGAGTGGGCAGGGGCAAGTATGGGCATCAGGCACAGGCACCTCCCAAGGGGTCAGATGAGGTCAATATGACTACCCCCACCTCACCCTTCCGGCCCCGCCTGGCTTACGTGGCCAACAGCAGCTCTACCTCCAGTTCCGTGGTCTCAATGCTGATCCCGGAGGTGCTAAGGATGAGGTAGAAGGTGACCTAGGCCAAGGGTGGAAAGAGATTAGAGTCAGGGGTGGTCTACGGGCTTATGGAGAGGCTACTCACGTAGGGATAAGGGCAGATGTGCCAACCTGGGCACCTCTCTTCATGGGGTTCCCCAGCTCACACTCAACATGGGAGGCATTCTCATTGGACAGGCAGAGTGGCTTCTCCTGGAATGGGAGAGAAGGCAAGGTCAGTCTGGGTTACTGGAGCCCCTCAAGACCCCACCCCATCCTGCCCCCAGGTCCTCACCGCAGGGTCCAGGGCCCGGACCCCTGAGTAGTGCAGTGAGTCAGGAAGCATGACCAGGAGCTGGGCTTCATGGGCATCATCCCCATcagcctggggctgggctgggtccGATGGCAGGTTGGTGACCATCAGCTCCAGGCCAATGACTGGCTGCCCACTCAGTGCAAACAGGGCTGTTGTTCCATCCACATCCCTGGAGAGTCAGACCCCACTCCTGCTAAGTTCTGAACACCTCCCCCTACCATTCCCCCGCCCAGTCTGCTCCCCCAGTACCTGCCTTCACTCCCTGAGCCTCTCTTCCCACCCCAGGTCCCCATCACACCCGTCCAAGCCTCAGGCCTCTGTACACACGACTGGGAGTCAGGGGACCTCCGTTCTCATCTCAGCTCCACCATTACTTACCTTGGccaagtaacttaacctctctaggcttcagttctccatctataaaatgagactaATATAATTCCTACCTCACAGAGGTTTGAAGACTAACCAATGAGATGTATGTAGACTGCATATTATTAGTGTACTGTGAAGGATTGCTATTCCTTGCCATGGGAGCCCCCGTGGCCCCATCACTGACCCTCATCTCAGTCTCCAAGTCCATCGGCAGGTCCTCTTCCACCTTCTGCCTTTTCTGCAGGCTCAGCCCTTCCCTCTGACTGGTCCTCCTGAGAGGGCTTTCTCTCAATCCTTGAACTcttgccctcccacccccaccctgctctcTGCCCCCCTCacatgggcagaggttggaattcCGTGTCGCTGACCCGGGTACAGAAGCGGGCGCGGACCAGCTGCAGATTGCTCTGGCAGATCTTGTCTTCACCACAGCCTTGCTTCAGGAAGTGGATCTGGGGAGAGACATGAGATAAGGGGCATTCCTAGGGGGCAAGGCAGGGGGCAAACCTGTCACCATGGCATATGGTGGGTTAGAGTATCACAGGATTAAACAACCTGTCCTCAACTCTCAGATCTGCTGCTTATTAGCCATGTGATCCTGAACTGGGTCCTCTCCTCTGGGTCCTCTCATCATGGTAGTGATGGGAGCACTACCATGCCATGGTAGAGACTAGCAGCAAGTCAAGAGCTGGGCCACACTGCCCCAGCTCACATGCATGTAACTGAGTTCCGGATTTAGAACGGGAAAAGATGTCAAGGGCACCACTTCTGGGCCAGCCATAAAAACCATGCAAGCAAGGGGCCTCATGTTCTCCCTTCCAGCTGAATGGGATGAATGTGACTTCAAGAGCTTGAAGGCCGCATTTGAAGATTACAGAATCCCATCAACCTGAGCCCCCTGAATGACTACATGGAGTAGAGGAGCTCTGTCCCCTTGACTAGGAACATGGTCATTTAGGCACCTAGAGATATGAGGAATTACTGGAGTAGCATACGTGAAAGGGCTCTGTGAGCTGTGAATTGGTGTCACTGGGGAGGGACCATGATCTTTGCCCTCCCAGCTCCTCCCCCTGGGCTAAACCAGAACCCATGCTCACCTCTGCCCGCTGGGTGCTGGGCTGGTGGGCATTGAGGATGGGGGCCACTGGAGGCAGCCCCTGGCCAGGAGCCTGTCGCCGGAGCCGAGGGGTCTGGAGACTGTAGGACAAGGTCACTACAATGGCCCGAAGCTTGTCTTTGACATTTTCCTAGGAAGAGGAAGGTCTATTCCTCACTGGAACAATCCCCAGGCCTCAGCCCTGCTCAGTGCCCCAGCCAGACCTAGGACCAATTCTAAAACTTGGAAAGAATATTAGGGAGATGAATGAGAGAGGTGGAGAACTGagcaaggaggagggagaaagactGGGGTAGGGGACAGGGGAAACCTTTAGGGCTTTGAGGACCAGATGTGATGATAAAAGCTGCCACCTCCTCCATTCAGCTGGAAGAGGGGACATGAAGCCCCttgcacctcctcctcctccagggagtgcagaaatgACAGGAGAGGGCAGCAGATGAGGAGGAAGTGAGCTCAGAAGACAGGTTTCCCACGTGTCTAGGTCTTAGAAGGAGGCACGAGTGTGCTCGGGAAAAAGCAGCTAAGAGGAATCAGGGAAAAGAGATGGAGCCATGAAAATGACCCTCAGAAGCCAAGGGGTCAGTGTCCACCTGGAGCTGGAACATGGCGTCTCCACAGACTCGGTCATGCTGGTGCTTCAGCCACACGGTGCCCGAGGCCTGGTGCTTGGGTTCTTCCAGGTTACGGCTCAGGAACGTCACACGGGGAACCTGGCCCCGGAGCCTCCGGTCTGTGTCCGCATCTAACACATAGTCCAGGGCTGTGGCATGTTGGGAAAGGAGGAGCTGCTGAGCTGCAGAGCTGCTCCAGCTCACCCCATTCCAAGGGTGCTCTTCTACCACCTCGAAGTGACCCCCCTCCCTGGGAAACCCAAAAGGGCGAGCCACAGAGGGGGGACCGCACTCACCCACAGTAGGGCTATAGCTGCTGGGGACTGCAATGTAGCTGAAACAGACCCTTAGGTCCACACTGCGGGGGCAAAGGTGGCTCCTGAGCCAAACGAGGCTGATGGGCCAAggcccctacccccaccccatctGTCACATCCTGTCACAGCCCCAGCCCCAAACTGGGGAGATAAAGGATCaaagggagggcaggggaagCTGCCAGGGTCCAGGTGCCACCCGATCCCACCTCACCAGACCGAGTGGCCGCCAGCACAGTTGGGCTGCTCCAGGTCGATGCTTCGTGGAGCAATAGAGACCTCATGGGAGACATGGAGGATGGGTCTGGCCCTGGGATTGGGGAGTCAAGAGCACAAGAAACATGAGAACATGAGGCTGGGAAACACTCTTCAGCATTAGATTTGGCACTGAGGTCGGGGTCAGAGTCACAGGGAGGGGCTGACGGCCTCAGGGAGGGAAAAGGTTGAGAGGGGCTCACCTGAAGAGCACTGCGGTGTCAGCCAGGGAGCCCACCAGCAGGTCAGGGTATTGGTTCCCATCCATATCCAAGCTGCCTGACAGGGAGTAGCCGAAGCTCTTGATGCCCACAGCCTCGCCCTCCAGCACCTAGAGAACCAGCTGTCAGCCTCCCTCAATCCCACCTCCCGCAGGCCTCTGCCTCCCCTGATGCCTCTGCTGATTCCACCCACACCCATTCCCTCATCCCAGCGACTCCCCTCACCTGTGAAGGTTTGGCGACAACCCCCAGGCTGCTCCCATGGTAGATGAAGACTTTCCCATCACCATCAAAGGGGGCACCCACTGCAATATCTGCAGGGCACAGGGAAAAGGCAGTCACGCTGGCTGGGGGCCTTGCAGACAAGATCCAGGCCTCAACTCCCCCCAGTCACTCAggtatgttttctattttattgagagGCTACAAAATCCCAGGCACTCTACATACATCATCTTTAATCCTCTTGGCCACTCCCTGCAGATATTACTAACGCAAAAAGGTTAGGAACTTGCCAAGGTCAGAAAGCTGGTAAATGGTACAGCTCAGACATAAGCTCAGGGACCCTCTCTCCCTGAGTCCTCAGAAGACCACACCCTGACCTCTGAGGGGCTTCCCCATCCCTCCTGTGGCCCCTCCCTCCCTGAGCCTTTCCAGTTCCCCGTCACACCTGGAAAGCCATCTTGGTTGAGGTCCCCCAGGACAGCCAGGCTGATCCCGAACATGGAGTCAGGGGAGCCGCAGAGCCGGAGAGGGGAGATCCCAGCCCAGTGACCCCCCTGGTTCAAGTACACATACACAGCACCCCCCAGCTCTTCTTGGCGCTCAAAGAAGTAGGGGGCACCCACTATCAGGTCTGGCCAGCTATGGAGAGAGGGAAACATTCAGTGTGGGTCCTCCCTGGCCAGAGGAGCCAGCAGGAGGCTAAGTGGCCTCAGCCAGACTGGGGCTACTAGACCCAGCCTCCCTCAGGTGGCACGGCCCTCTACCCACTCACCCATCACTGTTGAGGTCAGCCACAGCCAGTGAGTAGCCAAAGCCGGAGGTCAGGCGCTCCCCAGACAGCATAACCTCGGGCACCAGGCGACTGGCGCTGTCCTTGCGCAGGATGACCACAGCACCCTTGTGGTTGGCGCGGGGGGCTCCAGCCACAAAGCTCAGCTCTTCTGCACGCACCAGACCTTTCCCCGAGTCAATAGAGAAGCCTGGGGGAAGGGTGACTTACCCCTAAGTCTTCACCCCAAGACTCAGAAGCTGGGGTGTGTCAcagctcccccagcccctgccccctccctacAGGTTAAGAGCCAAGTCACAGCTCCCCTGcaccctgccccctcccctaGGTTAAGAGCCAAAAGATAGGTCCCCCCAAGTCATCAGCACCACAGCTGGATAGCTCTTCCTCCCCACAGGGCCTGGCAGCCTCCCACACCCACCAGGCCCAGAGACAAGCTTGGCACAAAAAGTGCAGTGAGGTCAGCCTCAGGgactgggcaagagagagaaaggtgaTGGCTGAGAAGGCCAGGAGCCCAGGTaggaggctgagcacagtggcctCACCCTGCCCACACCCAGGGAGCTAGAAGAGCTAGAGGTCCCTCTCAGGCCCGAATCCCACCCAGTGCACCTCTTTCCCCCAACTCCCTCATCCTGGCAGGGAGGGGAAGTCTTCACATGGATGAGGGGGAGACAAGGGGGAGTGAGAGAGCGCCTGCTTCACCCAAACATCTCCCAGGCCTGGTTTCCTCCTCCTCTGCAGAGGAATGCAGATGAGACAACGAGAGGGACTTACCAACAACATTAGCCCTTTCTTCAATATGTGCCCACCATCCATCCCCTCAGGGAAAGTCCCCCTAGAAGACAGGACTGTCCTTCCCAAAATATCCTCAGCCCTGGCCCTCTCATTCCACCTGAATCTTCCTCCATGGAGACCCCTGGCTCACAGCCCCAGAGGCCACCACCCTGGGGGCCTCCTCCTCTTAGGCCTGATCATTGGACCCAGCTCTTCTCTGCAATTTGGGCCCAATGTATGTCTCCctgggtgtgtgttgggggaggaggAGATTATAAGGCACCAAAGGTCGAGTTccctggggaaggaggggaggctGGGCCATGCCCCTAGAGTCCAGGAGGTGGGAGCTTACAAACCTAAGTAGCTATTGAGGGCCAAGTCTCCGGCTGGTCCTGGGAGCCGGTCAGCAGGGTCCAAAGTTTTATACACCAGCTGGTCGGGGTCTGAGCTATCAATGTTGGTCACAAAAAGCAACcctgtggggggtggggtgaGACACCAGGGAGGGGACATCCAGAGTAGGGGCCACAGAGTAGGGAGACAGAGCCACAGAAAGGCCAGAAAATGGTGGAAGAAGAAGaggtggagagagaaaaagagaccagAGAGATCACagccagagacagaaagacagagagagacaaggtgagagacagaaacagagacagaagGATGGGAGCATGGAGAGAGAGGACAAGAGAGAGGAGCAGAGGGTTAGAGCAGTTCTGGGCCGGGGAGAGGTCCCTACCAAAGTAGCTGTTGGCAGGGACCGGGATGAGGCGGGGGTCCTGCTCCTTCTCTCCCCCCGCCTCGTAGGGACCGTCGTCCAGGTGTGCCAGGTCCGCTGAGCCCTGTGCACAGAGCTCCACCCTGGCCGTGCCTGCAAGGACAGACCTGTTAGTGCCCAGGGCAGGGCGCAAGGAACACCCCTCAGGCCGGACACTGAGTTAGACAGGCACACGGGGAAGCCCTGCCTCTTCTTTCTAGCCCTCTCCCCACCCTGTCCCCAACCCAGGCTTCCTGGGGTCCCCCAGATGTGGCATCACACTCACCGAGTGTCAGCTCAGCCAGCAGCAGCGTGCGGAGACGGGAATGGCAGTGATGAGGTGTGGGCTAGTGTGTTGGAGCATGCAGGCCCCAGCTGCAGGCCCAGCGTGCACTTGGGGCCCATGCCAGCATGTTGAGGAACACTTGGCCGTGCGAGGGAAAGGAGGCACCCCCCATTCATGTGTGCACTAGCTCAATGGGGTGGAAGGCATGGCAGTGCCCTGGGGCCATACAGCAGTGCACATGTGGTCATGCTTGGCCATGTGCCATCCCCAACCCTGTCTCTGAGGTAAGAGGAGGTTTTGgtccccttctccccttcccgaGGAGTGACTCACCCTTCCAATTATAGGTTCCTGGGGCCCCAAAGAGGAGGTAGTGGCTATCAGGGGAGAAGGCGGCAGCTGTGCCCTGCTGGCAGAACCCAAATTGTTCATGGCCTTGGGGGCGTCCCTCACAGAACTTCCATTCCCCACCATCCAACTCATCCCGGATGGCCAGGTCCTGGCTGAGCACAAAGCAGCGACCAATCATATCCCGCGTCTCCAGGATCTGGTCCACTCGCTGCCTTGCCTCATATCGGTGTGCACAGGTctgggggaggaagggatgggGATCATTTCACTCTGTGGGCCAGGGACCTGCTTGAGGCATGCTGCCCATATGCAGAGATTTGGCAGATACTGATACATGTGTGctcacatgcacatgcacatgcacacatacacacacacccctatgcCGGCACCACTCAAGCACCATTACCCTGCCAGTGTTACACAGGTCCATGCATAACCCAGCAACCTGTCTGCACCCACTTCCTTGCCCTCAAATGGAGATCTCCTTGTTCCACATTCTGCCTGGAGCCAAAAGACACAATTAAGCCACCACATAGGATGTGTGTCTCCCTGATCATGTCACAGTCCTCCAAAATGCCAAGCTTGGCCCTGTCCCTGGACCTTTGTAAGTGTCACCATCTCATCTGCAAAGAACTTCCTGTCCGCTTCACTCTCcaagtattactttttttttttttttgaagcaaggtctcactctgtcacccaggctggagtgcagtggcacaatcatggctcactgcagcctcgacctccagggctcaagtgatcctcccacctcagcctcctgtgtagctgggactacaggcatgcaccaccatgactggctaatttgtttttattttttataaagatgaggtcccactatgttgcacaggctaggTATTACCTATTATTAAAGCCTGGCTCAAATCATCCCCTCTGCAGAAGTCTTCTCTCTACTCCTCCTTTGGACTTTTATAGACTGGAGACTAGACCACTCACTTAACATGAACCAGATTCTGCCCCACAGTGATCTGTATTGGTAATTGTGTATCTATGCGTGTTACtgaaagatagagagagagagagaaacagagagctctggttttttcgtttgtttgtttggttggttttgagaCGGAactttgctcttgtctcccaggctagggtacaatggtgcgatctcagctcactgcaacctcctccacccaggttcaagtgattctcctacctcagcctcccgagtacctgggattacaggcgcctgccaccacacctagctaatttttttttttttttgagacggagtctcgctctgtcacccaggctggagcgcagtggcgcgatctcagctcactgcaagctccgcctctccggttcacgccattctcctgcctcagcctctctgagtagctgggactacaggcgcccgccaccacgcccggctaattttttgtgtttttagtagagacggggtttcaccatggtctcgatctccttacctcgtgatccacccacctcggcctcccaaagtgctgggattacaagcgtgagccaccgcacccggccacgcccggctaatttttttgtatttttaggagagacagggtttcgccatgttggtccggctggtctcgaactcctgacctcaggtgatccacctgcctcggcctccgaaagtgctgggattacaggcatgagccttccCCTGTAGTAACTAGCACAATGCCTGATGCTTAAAAGGTTCTCAGTAAGAGTTtgacaaatggatggatgaatgaatggacagacatttttacatttataaggACAAGGACCATGTCTCACACCTTTTTATATCTCCCTGATGTACTTGGAATCATACCATATTCCTAACTTGTGTTCTCTAAGCACACCTATGCGTATGCACAcaccataaacacacacacacacacaccccatccgTGCATTCAGTCATGAGAAGCAATACTCACAACAATCTTGCCCCCAGGCCCCTGGCTCCGAACACTGACTCCCAACCACTGGTTCTCCTTGCTTTCCTTTTGCATATCAGCTAGAGGCAGGACACTGGGAAttaggggagggaagaggagccCAAGTCCTCTCCTCCCCGCTCACACGCTTCCCCCACTCTGTTCATGCAGGGCCACACCTCCCTGGTCGATGTCCACTCTGTAGCAGTCAGTCTCCTCCAGGCTCAACGGGCAAGCGAAGAGGCCTCCAGTGCGATTCGCCTGCTGCCCAGGAAGAGCCAGGGCCTGGGGAGCACCCACCAGCAGCCTGCAagatggggcaggggcagggacagggacaggagTTAGAGGTCAGAATGACCCAATCTCATTAGAGCTGCCCAGGCCCAACCCCTCAGTACTAAAGAGAGTGTTCAAGGACTAAAGAGAAGGGGCAAATGTCAGTTTTCTCAAACCCTGGCAAGGACAAATTAATATGCTTGGTCATGCAGTCATCACGTTGCATGTACATACTATCTGGATAAGGGATCAACATACAcagtagatacacacacacacacacacacacacatacacgccaACCCAAGCAGCCAGGCCAACAGTGCTGGTTTGAAAGAACTGCCTGTTCCCAGCACCTGTTCCTGAGTAGGCCTTCCCTATCCCCTCCTTGGCCCCATCCCCAAGCTCTGCCCTGCTCCCCAACCCAGTCCAGTTGAAACCCAGCCAGAAATGCCAAGAATGCTGGGAGCAAAAGTAACAGGGCCCCAGACTGGCATCAGAGTGTGGCTCAGGGACCAGCTTCAGAGGCCAGGCAAGAGGCTAGATACGGACCCACTGCCCCCTCATCAGGGACCCAgcaaagaccccacctcccagAAGCTGTGCCAGCCCAGGATTCCATCAGTCACTCTGGCTGGCATGGAGGTAGGGACAAGTTTCTCCTTCTGCCTCCAATGCTACCCCATTCTCTTCCCGACATCCTGAATCCCCTTCCCCATCCTTCCTTCTCCCCATGTCCAtgatttctccttcccttccacccccacccagtcttctctcctgcctccccctcaGCCTCTTTCCCAGCTACAACTTTCTTGGCAGGACAATTTTCCATGATCACAGCCAAGCCGTCTTCCCCAGGGGAGCACAGTGCTGGGAATGGAGGCTGCCTGGGTCCCCTGGGGCTGAACCCCCAAGCCAGAGTGAAGGCGGGGGTGAGGTAAGATGACTGACACCCAGCTGGCTCCATGGGTCCTCTCTTTGCAGAAGGAGAGACTCAGAAGTGGCAGTGGGACAAACCTCAACGCCTCTCTCCCACACTCTTCTCCTCCATCTCCCTTCCTGGGGGGCAAGGCCCAAAACCATGTTAGGCAGTATTACAGACAGGCATCTGTGGGGCACTGTGCCAGCTCTGatggggtggagggggagggcagAGAGCCATTCTTCCTTCCCACAACTCCTCCTCATCTCTTAGCAGCTGCCATCCCTTGTCAGAGCCAGTGTCAAGACAGAGAAGGGGTATAGGGAGTAGTAGAGAAGAGAAGACACATTTGGCATTCAACTACTTATTGAGAGTCTATTGTATGCCAAGCCCTGTGTCAGGCGCTGGTGAGACAAGGAAATcatatttattcagcacctactaTGACGTCAGATCCGAGGCTAGACACCAGGGATATAAGAAACTAACATTCATCACTGTCCACATATGTGCCAAGCACCAGGATAGGCAAGTCACAtgcattatgtcatttaatcatCAGAACAATCCTATGAGATAAGgattcttttcttgtctttcagatgagaaaactcacTCAAAGACATTAAGCAGTGATGCTGGAATTCAAATCCACATGGGCCTAACTCCAACACTTTGTCACTCCACCCAGTGACTGACCTGTCTCTAGAACACTGAGACCACcccagaaagggaag
This sequence is a window from Homo sapiens chromosome 12, GRCh38.p14 Primary Assembly. Protein-coding genes within it:
- the ITGA7 gene encoding integrin alpha-7 isoform 11 precursor (isoform 11 precursor is encoded by transcript variant 11); its protein translation is MAGARSRDPWGASGICYLFGSLLVELLFSRAVAFNLDVMGALRKEGEPGSLFGFSVALHRQLQPRPQSWLLVGAPQALALPGQQANRTGGLFACPLSLEETDCYRVDIDQGADMQKESKENQWLGVSVRSQGPGGKIVTCAHRYEARQRVDQILETRDMIGRCFVLSQDLAIRDELDGGEWKFCEGRPQGHEQFGFCQQGTAAAFSPDSHYLLFGAPGTYNWKGFSIDSGKGLVRAEELSFVAGAPRANHKGAVVILRKDSASRLVPEVMLSGERLTSGFGYSLAVADLNSDGWPDLIVGAPYFFERQEELGGAVYVYLNQGGHWAGISPLRLCGSPDSMFGISLAVLGDLNQDGFPDIAVGAPFDGDGKVFIYHGSSLGVVAKPSQVLEGEAVGIKSFGYSLSGSLDMDGNQYPDLLVGSLADTAVLFRARPILHVSHEVSIAPRSIDLEQPNCAGGHSVCVDLRVCFSYIAVPSSYSPTVALDYVLDADTDRRLRGQVPRVTFLSRNLEEPKHQASGTVWLKHQHDRVCGDAMFQLQENVKDKLRAIVVTLSYSLQTPRLRRQAPGQGLPPVAPILNAHQPSTQRAEIHFLKQGCGEDKICQSNLQLVRARFCTRVSDTEFQPLPMDVDGTTALFALSGQPVIGLELMVTNLPSDPAQPQADGDDAHEAQLLVMLPDSLHYSGVRALDPAEKPLCLSNENASHVECELGNPMKRGAQVTFYLILSTSGISIETTELEVELLLATISEQELHPVSARARVFIELPLSIAGMAIPQQLFFSGVVRGERAMQSERDVGSKVKYEVTVSNQGQSLRTLGSAFLNIMWPHEIANGKWLLYPMQVELEGGQGPGQKGLCSPRPNILHLDVDSRDRRRRELEPPEQQEPGERQEPSMSWWPVSSAEKKKNITLDCARGTANCVVFSCPLYSFDRAAVLHVWGRLWNSTFLEEYSAVKSLEVIVRANITVKSSIKNLMLRDASTVIPVMVYLDPMAVVAEGVPWWVILLAVLAGLLVLALLVLLLWKMGFFKRAKHPEATVPQYHAVKIPREDRQQFKEEKTGTILRNNWGSPRREGPDAHPILAADGHPELGPDGHPGPGTA
- the ITGA7 gene encoding integrin alpha-7 isoform 3 (isoform 3 is encoded by transcript variant 3), translating into MAPFATPMVQALTTTRIQRQAEGFQCWRECGTRRSPFEGKETCAHRYEARQRVDQILETRDMIGRCFVLSQDLAIRDELDGGEWKFCEGRPQGHEQFGFCQQGTAAAFSPDSHYLLFGAPGTYNWKGTARVELCAQGSADLAHLDDGPYEAGGEKEQDPRLIPVPANSYFGFSIDSGKGLVRAEELSFVAGAPRANHKGAVVILRKDSASRLVPEVMLSGERLTSGFGYSLAVADLNSDGWPDLIVGAPYFFERQEELGGAVYVYLNQGGHWAGISPLRLCGSPDSMFGISLAVLGDLNQDGFPDIAVGAPFDGDGKVFIYHGSSLGVVAKPSQVLEGEAVGIKSFGYSLSGSLDMDGNQYPDLLVGSLADTAVLFRARPILHVSHEVSIAPRSIDLEQPNCAGGHSVCVDLRVCFSYIAVPSSYSPTVALDYVLDADTDRRLRGQVPRVTFLSRNLEEPKHQASGTVWLKHQHDRVCGDAMFQLQENVKDKLRAIVVTLSYSLQTPRLRRQAPGQGLPPVAPILNAHQPSTQRAEIHFLKQGCGEDKICQSNLQLVRARFCTRVSDTEFQPLPMDVDGTTALFALSGQPVIGLELMVTNLPSDPAQPQADGDDAHEAQLLVMLPDSLHYSGVRALDPAEKPLCLSNENASHVECELGNPMKRGAQVTFYLILSTSGISIETTELEVELLLATISEQELHPVSARARVFIELPLSIAGMAIPQQLFFSGVVRGERAMQSERDVGSKVKYEVTVSNQGQSLRTLGSAFLNIMWPHEIANGKWLLYPMQVELEGGQGPGQKGLCSPRPNILHLDVDSRDRRRRELEPPEQQEPGERQEPSMSWWPVSSAEKKKNITLDCARGTANCVVFSCPLYSFDRAAVLHVWGRLWNSTFLEEYSAVKSLEVIVRANITVKSSIKNLMLRDASTVIPVMVYLDPMAVVAEGVPWWVILLAVLAGLLVLALLVLLLWKMGFFKRAKHPEATVPQYHAVKIPREDRQQFKEEKTGTILRNNWGSPRREGPDAHPILAADGHPELGPDGHPGPGTA
- the ITGA7 gene encoding integrin alpha-7 isoform 2 precursor (isoform 2 precursor is encoded by transcript variant 2); translation: MAGARSRDPWGASGICYLFGSLLVELLFSRAVAFNLDVMGALRKEGEPGSLFGFSVALHRQLQPRPQSWLLVGAPQALALPGQQANRTGGLFACPLSLEETDCYRVDIDQGADMQKESKENQWLGVSVRSQGPGGKIVTCAHRYEARQRVDQILETRDMIGRCFVLSQDLAIRDELDGGEWKFCEGRPQGHEQFGFCQQGTAAAFSPDSHYLLFGAPGTYNWKGLLFVTNIDSSDPDQLVYKTLDPADRLPGPAGDLALNSYLGFSIDSGKGLVRAEELSFVAGAPRANHKGAVVILRKDSASRLVPEVMLSGERLTSGFGYSLAVADLNSDGWPDLIVGAPYFFERQEELGGAVYVYLNQGGHWAGISPLRLCGSPDSMFGISLAVLGDLNQDGFPDIAVGAPFDGDGKVFIYHGSSLGVVAKPSQVLEGEAVGIKSFGYSLSGSLDMDGNQYPDLLVGSLADTAVLFRARPILHVSHEVSIAPRSIDLEQPNCAGGHSVCVDLRVCFSYIAVPSSYSPTVALDYVLDADTDRRLRGQVPRVTFLSRNLEEPKHQASGTVWLKHQHDRVCGDAMFQLQENVKDKLRAIVVTLSYSLQTPRLRRQAPGQGLPPVAPILNAHQPSTQRAEIHFLKQGCGEDKICQSNLQLVRARFCTRVSDTEFQPLPMDVDGTTALFALSGQPVIGLELMVTNLPSDPAQPQADGDDAHEAQLLVMLPDSLHYSGVRALDPAEKPLCLSNENASHVECELGNPMKRGAQVTFYLILSTSGISIETTELEVELLLATISEQELHPVSARARVFIELPLSIAGMAIPQQLFFSGVVRGERAMQSERDVGSKVKYEVTVSNQGQSLRTLGSAFLNIMWPHEIANGKWLLYPMQVELEGGQGPGQKGLCSPRPNILHLDVDSRDRRRRELEPPEQQEPGERQEPSMSWWPVSSAEKKKNITLDCARGTANCVVFSCPLYSFDRAAVLHVWGRLWNSTFLEEYSAVKSLEVIVRANITVKSSIKNLMLRDASTVIPVMVYLDPMAVVAEGVPWWVILLAVLAGLLVLALLVLLLWKMGFFKRAKHPEATVPQYHAVKIPREDRQQFKEEKTGTILRNNWGSPRREGPDAHPILAADGHPELGPDGHPGPGTA